From the genome of Papaver somniferum cultivar HN1 chromosome 2, ASM357369v1, whole genome shotgun sequence, one region includes:
- the LOC113347141 gene encoding E3 ubiquitin ligase PQT3-like isoform X1: MAVYYKFKSAKDFNSIAIDGHFISVFNLKEQIFESKQLGKGTDFDLVITHAQTNEEYNDEAMLIPKNTSVLVRRVPGCRRMPIVVEREREKVVENNEVAQPAKRNFLVVNSSVAKNSEETEWDRSGNEFYDTPRALPAQSEFPSQEATFINKADEDSKIKAFVDAPSFDWQQQSQGSFGAGRGFGRGMGGRGFGQGGMERRTPPEGYICYRCKVPGHFIQHCPTNGDHSYDVKRVNPPTGIPKSMLMPTADGSYALSSGTVGVLQPNEAAFDKEFEGLNCTKPLIDIPPELRCPLCKEIMQNAVLTSKCCFQSFCDKCIRDTIISKSMCICGATNILADYLIPNKTVRDTINSILESNNSSAGYTRSILTTQDTESARSLLHKVPSPSLSASSKNEKILSPRNDVNTTNAKETLDEGNRVSMPLQSVEKTQSAETVHVTDNKVEVINTNRQNSAPQKEAEAQGKKKKKKARVPVNAGDHWGASQDIAAVNYMMPFPPPTFNNNPYWGGMQLGMNSHMGPYNCAMPYMGYAPGHSPFDISIGGMYPQGFPQGPFGGQGYSMPSVPLRRDLSVSGMGLKPNPSFFSREESEAWKADIRKKHENEMRDERAYINNQEFNREATNRAEVSSTKSRLVQRQSTQDEKMVDHRPRHHNDGPERSSSRPQKRSKVIPDHDESSEDDDRNFKRKRSSKEINQYHEREYEHRDYERKMSKEHGHPYG, from the exons ATGGCTGTGTACTATAAATTCAAAAGTGCGAAGGATTTCAATTCGATTGCAATAGATGGTCATTTCATATCGGTTTTCAATTTGAAAGAACAAATTTTTGAATCAAAGCAGTTGGGAAAGGGTACAGATTTTGACCTAGTTATCACCCATGCTCAGACTAATGAAG AATACAATGATGAAGCCATGTTAATACCAAAGAATACATCAGTTTTAGTTCGCCGTGTTCCTGGATGCCGCCGTATGCCCATTGTTGTTGAAAGAGAAAG GGAGAAGGTTGTGGAGAACAATGAGGTTGCTCAACCCGCCAAGAGaaactttcttgtggttaattcatcTGTTGCAAAAAAT TCAGAGGAGACAGAATGGGATAGATCAGGAAACGAGTTCTATGATACTCCAAGAGCGCTGCCTGCCCAATCAGAATTTCCATCTCAGGAGGCTACTTTTATTAATAAAGCGGATGAGGACAGCAAGATTAAAGCTTTCGTCGATGCACCCTCGTTTGATTGGCAACA GCAATCTCAGGGGAGTTTCGGCGCTGGCAGGGGATTTGGAAGGGGTATGGGTGGCAGGGGTTTTG GGCAAGGAGGGATGGAAAGGAGGACCCCTCCAGAGGGTTACATATGTTACAGATGCAAGGTTCCAG GGCATTTTATACAGCATTGCCCTACTAATGGTGATCATAGTTATGATGTCAAAAGGGTAAATCCACCCACTGGTATTCCAAAATCGATGTTAATGCCCACCGCAGATGGCTCATATGCACTGTCAAGTGGTACAGTTGGTGTGTTACAGCCTAATGA GGCTGCTTTCGATAAAGAATTTGAAGGCTTGAACTGTACCAAACCGCTGATTGATATACCCCCAGAACTCCGCTGTCCATTGTGCAAAGAAATAATGCAAAATGCTGTCCTTACAAGCAAATGCTGTTTCCAAAGTTTCTGTGATAAAT GTATCAGGGACACCATTATCTCAAAATCGATGTGCATTTGTGGGGCTACAAACATACTTGCTGATTACCTTATTCCTAATAAGACAGTTAGAGACACCATTAACAgcattcttgaatcaaataacagTAGTGCCGGCTATACTAGAAGCATACTTACTACTCAAG ATACGGAGTCCGCTCGTTCATTACTGCATAAAGTTCCATCACCTTCTCTCTCTGCTTCTTCCAAGAATGAAAAAATACTTTCACCTCGTAATGATGTGAACACTACGAATGCCAAGGAGACTCTGGATGAAGGAAATCGTGTCAGTATGCCACTGCAGTCCGTTGAGAAGACCCAGTCTGCAGAAACTGTTCATGTAACTGATAATAAAGTTGAGGTGATAAATACAAACAGACAGAACAGTGCTCCACAAAAGGAAGCGGAAGCTCAAG gaaagaagaaaaagaagaaagccCGTGTTCCCGTAAACG CTGGAGATCATTGGGGAGCATCTCAGGATATTGCAGCTGTTAATTATATGATGCCTTTCCCACCTCCTACCTTTAACAACAATCCATACTGGGGAGGAATGCAACTTGGGATGAATAGCCATATGGGTCCATATAACTGTGCAATGCCTTACATGGGTTATGCTCCTGGTCATAGTCCATTCGATATTTCTATTGGGGGGATGTATCCTCAGGGCTTTCCTCAAGGCCCCTTTGGAGGTCAAGGGTATTCCATGCCAAGTGTTCCATTACGGAG GGATTTATCGGTGTCTGGTATGGGCTTAAAACCAAATCCCAGTTTTTTTAGCAGAGAGGAGTCCGAGGCATGGAAAGCTGACATacggaaaaaacatgaaaatgaaatGCGTGATGAAAG GGCATATATCAACAATCAGGAATTTAATAGGGAAGCAACCAACAGGGCCGAGGTTTCTTCAACGAAATCGCGACTT GTGCAGAGGCAAAGTACGCAAGATGAGAAAATGGTCGACCATCGCCCTCGTCACCACAATGATGGACCAGAGAGGTCATCAAGTAGACCACAGAAAAGGAGTAAAGTTATACCTGATCACGATGAATCGAGCGAAGATGATGACAGAAACTTTAAGAGAAAGAGAAGCTCAAAGGAAATTAACCAGTATCACGAGAGGGAGTACGAGCATAGGGATTACGAACGGAAGATGAGCAAGGAACATGGCCACCCATACGGATAG
- the LOC113347141 gene encoding E3 ubiquitin ligase PQT3-like isoform X2 — MAVYYKFKSAKDFNSIAIDGHFISVFNLKEQIFESKQLGKGTDFDLVITHAQTNEEYNDEAMLIPKNTSVLVRRVPGCRRMPIVVEREREKVVENNEVAQPAKRNFLVVNSSVAKNSEETEWDRSGNEFYDTPRALPAQSEFPSQEATFINKADEDSKIKAFVDAPSFDWQQQSQGSFGAGRGFGRGMGGRGFGQGGMERRTPPEGYICYRCKVPGHFIQHCPTNGDHSYDVKRVNPPTGIPKSMLMPTADGSYALSSGTVGVLQPNEAAFDKEFEGLNCTKPLIDIPPELRCPLCKEIMQNAVLTSKCCFQSFCDKCIRDTIISKSMCICGATNILADYLIPNKTVRDTINSILESNNSSAGYTRSILTTQDTESARSLLHKVPSPSLSASSKNEKILSPRNDVNTTNAKETLDEGNRVSMPLQSVEKTQSAETVHVTDNKVEVINTNRQNSAPQKEAEAQGKKKKKKARVPVNAGDHWGASQDIAAVNYMMPFPPPTFNNNPYWGGMQLGMNSHMGPYNCAMPYMGYAPGHSPFDISIGGMYPQGFPQGPFGGQGYSMPSVPLRRDLSVSGMGLKPNPSFFSREESEAWKADIRKKHENEMRDERAYINNQEFNREATNRAEVSSTKSRLRQSTQDEKMVDHRPRHHNDGPERSSSRPQKRSKVIPDHDESSEDDDRNFKRKRSSKEINQYHEREYEHRDYERKMSKEHGHPYG, encoded by the exons ATGGCTGTGTACTATAAATTCAAAAGTGCGAAGGATTTCAATTCGATTGCAATAGATGGTCATTTCATATCGGTTTTCAATTTGAAAGAACAAATTTTTGAATCAAAGCAGTTGGGAAAGGGTACAGATTTTGACCTAGTTATCACCCATGCTCAGACTAATGAAG AATACAATGATGAAGCCATGTTAATACCAAAGAATACATCAGTTTTAGTTCGCCGTGTTCCTGGATGCCGCCGTATGCCCATTGTTGTTGAAAGAGAAAG GGAGAAGGTTGTGGAGAACAATGAGGTTGCTCAACCCGCCAAGAGaaactttcttgtggttaattcatcTGTTGCAAAAAAT TCAGAGGAGACAGAATGGGATAGATCAGGAAACGAGTTCTATGATACTCCAAGAGCGCTGCCTGCCCAATCAGAATTTCCATCTCAGGAGGCTACTTTTATTAATAAAGCGGATGAGGACAGCAAGATTAAAGCTTTCGTCGATGCACCCTCGTTTGATTGGCAACA GCAATCTCAGGGGAGTTTCGGCGCTGGCAGGGGATTTGGAAGGGGTATGGGTGGCAGGGGTTTTG GGCAAGGAGGGATGGAAAGGAGGACCCCTCCAGAGGGTTACATATGTTACAGATGCAAGGTTCCAG GGCATTTTATACAGCATTGCCCTACTAATGGTGATCATAGTTATGATGTCAAAAGGGTAAATCCACCCACTGGTATTCCAAAATCGATGTTAATGCCCACCGCAGATGGCTCATATGCACTGTCAAGTGGTACAGTTGGTGTGTTACAGCCTAATGA GGCTGCTTTCGATAAAGAATTTGAAGGCTTGAACTGTACCAAACCGCTGATTGATATACCCCCAGAACTCCGCTGTCCATTGTGCAAAGAAATAATGCAAAATGCTGTCCTTACAAGCAAATGCTGTTTCCAAAGTTTCTGTGATAAAT GTATCAGGGACACCATTATCTCAAAATCGATGTGCATTTGTGGGGCTACAAACATACTTGCTGATTACCTTATTCCTAATAAGACAGTTAGAGACACCATTAACAgcattcttgaatcaaataacagTAGTGCCGGCTATACTAGAAGCATACTTACTACTCAAG ATACGGAGTCCGCTCGTTCATTACTGCATAAAGTTCCATCACCTTCTCTCTCTGCTTCTTCCAAGAATGAAAAAATACTTTCACCTCGTAATGATGTGAACACTACGAATGCCAAGGAGACTCTGGATGAAGGAAATCGTGTCAGTATGCCACTGCAGTCCGTTGAGAAGACCCAGTCTGCAGAAACTGTTCATGTAACTGATAATAAAGTTGAGGTGATAAATACAAACAGACAGAACAGTGCTCCACAAAAGGAAGCGGAAGCTCAAG gaaagaagaaaaagaagaaagccCGTGTTCCCGTAAACG CTGGAGATCATTGGGGAGCATCTCAGGATATTGCAGCTGTTAATTATATGATGCCTTTCCCACCTCCTACCTTTAACAACAATCCATACTGGGGAGGAATGCAACTTGGGATGAATAGCCATATGGGTCCATATAACTGTGCAATGCCTTACATGGGTTATGCTCCTGGTCATAGTCCATTCGATATTTCTATTGGGGGGATGTATCCTCAGGGCTTTCCTCAAGGCCCCTTTGGAGGTCAAGGGTATTCCATGCCAAGTGTTCCATTACGGAG GGATTTATCGGTGTCTGGTATGGGCTTAAAACCAAATCCCAGTTTTTTTAGCAGAGAGGAGTCCGAGGCATGGAAAGCTGACATacggaaaaaacatgaaaatgaaatGCGTGATGAAAG GGCATATATCAACAATCAGGAATTTAATAGGGAAGCAACCAACAGGGCCGAGGTTTCTTCAACGAAATCGCGACTT AGGCAAAGTACGCAAGATGAGAAAATGGTCGACCATCGCCCTCGTCACCACAATGATGGACCAGAGAGGTCATCAAGTAGACCACAGAAAAGGAGTAAAGTTATACCTGATCACGATGAATCGAGCGAAGATGATGACAGAAACTTTAAGAGAAAGAGAAGCTCAAAGGAAATTAACCAGTATCACGAGAGGGAGTACGAGCATAGGGATTACGAACGGAAGATGAGCAAGGAACATGGCCACCCATACGGATAG
- the LOC113347142 gene encoding F-box/kelch-repeat protein At3g06240-like isoform X2 — protein sequence MSSLPEDIVDNILSRLPIYGSCNGLVCIEPRQSVCIWNPSTKEYKQVPEIPIEFPSPAAEDAIGGYKTAYGFGFDHTIDDYKLLRIVGFVVGEVSEARVYTLGSNSWRSLGFIPYNFYDGRNSGLFINGLLYWIATRHGIGSEFSRVIVSFDICDETFHELPLPNNYLTEDFISGLGVWDGKLCVLGAHYEHHHRDHYDVWIMKDDLWRKHLTITAETGVYYSNLIQVFQNGHVLLLGFMTEENTDSLHVYDPKLERARNLEICGLPTDFEIETYIGTLVSLNSGTYVGKEQNIGSQKTRKRRRRLA from the exons ATGTCGAGCCTACCTGAAGATATCGTGGACAACATACTGTCACGGTTACCA ATTTATGGATCTTGTAATGGTTTAGTATGCATAGAACCTCGTCAGAGTGTTTGCATTTGGAACCCGTCTACCAAAGAATATAAGCAAGTACCAGAAATCCCTATTGAATTTCCTTCACCTGCTGCAGAAGATGCCATAGGTGGTTATAAAACTGCATATGGGTTTGGTTTTGATCACACTATTGATGATTATAAGTTACTAAGAATTGTTGGTTTTGTTGTTGGGGAAGTTTCTGAAGCTAGAGTTTATACCCTAGGATCTAATTCATGGAGAAGCCTAGGAttcattccttataatttttATGATGGAAGAAATTCTGGTTTATTTATTAATGGACTTCTTTATTGGATTGCAACTCGTCATGGTATTGGATCCGAATTCTCAAGAGTCATTGTGTCATTTGATATTTGTGATGAGACATTTCATGAATTGCCATTACCTAATAACTATTTGACTGAGGATTTCATTTCGGGGTTGGGTGTGTGGGATGGGAAACTTTGCGTGCTTGGTGCCCACTATGAGCATCATCATAGAGATCATTATGATGTATGGATAATGAAGGATGATTTGTGGCGTAAGCATTTAACCATTACAGCAGAGACAGGTGTTTATTACAGTAATCTGATACAGGTTTTCCAAAATGGTCATGTCTTATTACTTGGGTTCATGACAGAGGAGAACACTGATAGCTTACATGTATATGACCCTAAGCTTGAAAGAGCTAGAAATCTAGAAATATGTGGGCTTCCAACTGACTTTGAGATAGAAACTTATATTGGGACCCTAGTTTCACTCAACTCAGGTACTTATGTTGGAAAAGAACAAAACATAGGAagtcagaaaacaagaaaaagaagaagaagacttgcATAA
- the LOC113347142 gene encoding F-box/kelch-repeat protein At3g06240-like isoform X1 yields MSSLPEDIVDNILSRLPVKSILRFKCVCRKWCILFRNPKFIKMHLNHAIRMNNFNLLLTNDYVPQYSITKSYVYAIDNNVASSSSSSSSSSSSTSSSSSPFSDEAVEIDHPFTSDKCFTQIYGSCNGLVCIEPRQSVCIWNPSTKEYKQVPEIPIEFPSPAAEDAIGGYKTAYGFGFDHTIDDYKLLRIVGFVVGEVSEARVYTLGSNSWRSLGFIPYNFYDGRNSGLFINGLLYWIATRHGIGSEFSRVIVSFDICDETFHELPLPNNYLTEDFISGLGVWDGKLCVLGAHYEHHHRDHYDVWIMKDDLWRKHLTITAETGVYYSNLIQVFQNGHVLLLGFMTEENTDSLHVYDPKLERARNLEICGLPTDFEIETYIGTLVSLNSGTYVGKEQNIGSQKTRKRRRRLA; encoded by the coding sequence ATGTCGAGCCTACCTGAAGATATCGTGGACAACATACTGTCACGGTTACCAGTTAAGTCTATTTTAAGATTCAAGTGTGTTTGTAGAAAATGGTGCATTCTATTTAGAAACCCTAAGTTTATAAAAATGCATCTTAATCATGCTATTCGTATGAATAACTTCAATCTCTTACTTACCAATGATTATGTACCTCAATACTCCATTACAAAAAGTTACGTCTATGCCATAGATAATAATGTtgcctcatcatcatcatcatcatcatcatcatcatcatcaacatcatcatcatcttcaccatTTTCTGACGAGGCAGTTGAGATTGATCATCCATTTACATCTGATAAATGTTTTACTCAGATTTATGGATCTTGTAATGGTTTAGTATGCATAGAACCTCGTCAGAGTGTTTGCATTTGGAACCCGTCTACCAAAGAATATAAGCAAGTACCAGAAATCCCTATTGAATTTCCTTCACCTGCTGCAGAAGATGCCATAGGTGGTTATAAAACTGCATATGGGTTTGGTTTTGATCACACTATTGATGATTATAAGTTACTAAGAATTGTTGGTTTTGTTGTTGGGGAAGTTTCTGAAGCTAGAGTTTATACCCTAGGATCTAATTCATGGAGAAGCCTAGGAttcattccttataatttttATGATGGAAGAAATTCTGGTTTATTTATTAATGGACTTCTTTATTGGATTGCAACTCGTCATGGTATTGGATCCGAATTCTCAAGAGTCATTGTGTCATTTGATATTTGTGATGAGACATTTCATGAATTGCCATTACCTAATAACTATTTGACTGAGGATTTCATTTCGGGGTTGGGTGTGTGGGATGGGAAACTTTGCGTGCTTGGTGCCCACTATGAGCATCATCATAGAGATCATTATGATGTATGGATAATGAAGGATGATTTGTGGCGTAAGCATTTAACCATTACAGCAGAGACAGGTGTTTATTACAGTAATCTGATACAGGTTTTCCAAAATGGTCATGTCTTATTACTTGGGTTCATGACAGAGGAGAACACTGATAGCTTACATGTATATGACCCTAAGCTTGAAAGAGCTAGAAATCTAGAAATATGTGGGCTTCCAACTGACTTTGAGATAGAAACTTATATTGGGACCCTAGTTTCACTCAACTCAGGTACTTATGTTGGAAAAGAACAAAACATAGGAagtcagaaaacaagaaaaagaagaagaagacttgcATAA
- the LOC113347144 gene encoding uncharacterized protein LOC113347144: protein MGKPEISLRLFDLSDVDDFMVWATDDRVSHFCRWDTYTSKEDALDFIRNIVIPHPWFKAICIDNKPIGAISVEAKEGEDRCRGEIGYVLASEHWGKGIATVAVKMVTETIFKDWPPLERLEGFVDVENKGSQKVLEKAGFQKDGVFRKYVILKGVTRDMVIYSFLSTDHHS, encoded by the coding sequence ATGGGAAAACCAGAAATCTCTCTACGACTGTTCGATCTCTCCGATGTTGACGACTTCATGGTATGGGCGACAGATGATCGGGTCTCACATTTCTGTCGATGGGATACCTATACATCTAAAGAAGACGCTCTAGATTTTATAAGAAACATCGTAATACCTCATCCATGGTTCAAAGCAATTTGTATTGACAACAAACCAATTGGTGCAATTTCAGTTGAAGCCAAGGAAGGCGAAGATCGATGTAGAGGTGAGATTGGTTATGTCCTTGCATCTGAACATTGGGGTAAAGGTATTGCAACTGTAGCAGTGAAGATGGTTACGGAGACTATATTTAAAGATTGGCCACCTTTAGAAAGACTCGAGGgttttgttgatgttgaaaaTAAAGGTTCACAAAAGGTCTTGGAGAAAGCTGGTTTCCAGAAAGATGGTGTGTTTAGGAAGTATGTAATTCTAAAGGGTGTAACTAGAGATATGGTGATCTATAGTTTCTTATCAACTGATCATCACTCTTGA
- the LOC113350736 gene encoding branchpoint-bridging protein-like: MQDLMQNHHSRCLAALVLFGNFSKTGFLALRLPSFLVDKLAVEQLLRTVGTILEVDINSTPPRAKLKMDLKKPFLPGVLLDVRGPKWVQYAYELLPLICYRCGFFGHIVKECTKFLRTDHALQDDEFPDFPYHRLNSRMRDQITLPKNPSIPTTSTSSPQPKASSSKQHSCSTNPGESQHLLQTCNLPPPPISPSTSLHSQHPTQQPLQPPPPQPKPATEPSANPILSQLAKEMTQQGLSWTPVPQNPAAKTTASPSPNTVDSYDKGKDVETQSQEPSIHAARLEKPAGQRNVPTDILITRSQRAQTT, translated from the exons ATGCAAGACCTCATGCAGAATCATCATAGCCGTTGTCTAGCAGCTTTGGTTCTTTTTGGAAATTTTAGCAAAACAGG TTTTTTGGCTCTCCGTTTACCTTCTTTTCTTGTGGATAAGTTAGCTGTTGAGCAACTCCTAAGAACCGTTGGAACTATACTGGAAGTCGATATCAACTCAACCCCTCCTCGAGCTAAGCTGAAGATGGACTTGAAGAAACCTTTTCTCCCTGGTGTTCTACTTGATGTTAGAGGTCCAAAATGGGTACAATATGCCTATGAATTACTACCCCTGATTTGCTACAGATGTGGCTTTTTTGGCCACATAGTTAAAGAATGCACCAAGTTCTTGAGAACGGATCATGCACTCCAAGATGATGAATTTCCTGATTTTCCTTATCACCGCCTCAATAGCAGAATGAGGGACCAAATCACTCTCCCAAAAAACCCTAGTATCCCTACCACCTCCACATCTTCCCCTCAACCCAAAGCCTCCTCatcaaaacaacattcatgttcaACAAACCCTGGAGAATCACAACACCTACTACAAACTTGCAATCTACCTCCACCTCCAATATCTCCATCAACTTCTCTTCACTCCCAACACCCAACCCAGCAACCtctacaaccaccaccacctcaaccaaaaCCCGCAACTGAACCGTCTGCAAATCCGATTCTAAGTCAGTTAGCAAAGGAAATGACTCAGCAAGGTCTCAGCTGGACCCCAGTTCCACAAAACCCGGCGGCTAAAACTACTGCATCTCCGTCACCAAACACAGTGGACAGTTATGACAAAGGGAAAGATGTCGAAACACAGAGCCAAGAACCTTCTATCCATGCAGCACGCTTGGAGAAGCCTGCAGGCCAAAGGAATGTCCCTACTGACATTCTCATCACCAGATCCCAGAGAGCACAAACAACCTAA